In Flammeovirgaceae bacterium 311, one DNA window encodes the following:
- a CDS encoding putative hydroperoxide peroxidase OsmC (COG1764 Predicted redox protein, regulator of disulfide bond formation): MKRTATAKWQGGLKDGKGHLNAQSGAFKDQPYNFRMRFEDESGKSGTNPEELIAAAHAGCFSMALSGQLEKAGHTAENIQTECTITMAMEDKGPRVTTSTLKLQAKVPGMDQEAFMKAANEAKQNCPISRLLNCDINLDAQLQG, encoded by the coding sequence ATGAAACGTACAGCCACAGCCAAATGGCAGGGAGGCCTTAAAGATGGCAAAGGCCACCTCAATGCACAAAGCGGTGCCTTTAAAGATCAGCCTTACAACTTCCGCATGCGCTTTGAAGACGAGAGCGGAAAGAGCGGAACCAATCCGGAAGAATTGATTGCGGCTGCCCATGCAGGCTGCTTTAGCATGGCGCTTAGCGGCCAGCTTGAAAAAGCAGGTCATACCGCTGAAAATATCCAAACTGAGTGTACCATCACCATGGCCATGGAAGATAAAGGTCCGCGTGTAACAACCAGTACGCTTAAGCTACAGGCAAAAGTACCGGGCATGGATCAGGAAGCCTTTATGAAGGCCGCCAATGAGGCTAAACAAAATTGCCCTATTTCCCGCCTGCTCAATTGCGATATCAATTTGGATGCACAGTTGCAGGGATGA
- a CDS encoding hypothetical protein (COG0605 Superoxide dismutase), producing the protein MRQVCFSFNSDSTNPIRSPGMNIADQIPVPYKKWLILYIDSTNHSDLYFFYKTVKEGTNFGDFICRLDAAGGLILSGKENEALLLLTASGKSWSWLCEKFQIHPRLGMRLCKIKYYNQFK; encoded by the coding sequence ATGAGGCAGGTATGCTTCTCCTTCAATTCTGATAGTACTAACCCTATTCGCTCTCCCGGCATGAACATAGCAGATCAAATACCAGTGCCCTATAAAAAGTGGCTTATTTTATATATAGACAGCACAAATCATTCCGATTTATACTTTTTTTATAAAACGGTGAAGGAAGGCACAAATTTTGGCGATTTTATTTGCAGGCTGGATGCAGCTGGAGGCCTGATACTCTCTGGCAAGGAAAATGAAGCACTCTTGTTGCTGACAGCGAGCGGGAAGAGCTGGAGCTGGTTATGTGAAAAGTTTCAGATACATCCGCGCCTGGGCATGAGGCTATGTAAGATTAAATATTACAACCAGTTTAAATAA
- a CDS encoding hypothetical protein (COG2982 Uncharacterized protein involved in outer membrane biogenesis) produces MKKVLIIIGSIIGVLLLLLILIPVIFKDKIFQKVDEQLAKSVNAEVNYNPDKLSLSVLRNFPHVTAGLEDFSIVGKDRFAGDTLVAADNFKIVINLGSVLFGDKMKIRAIELERPFIQILVLEDGTANYDIAIEEETLPGEDTTAAEFQVGIQHWEVNNGRIVYEDRSIPVRIDLEEVNHSGNGDFTQDIFDMRTQTVAQRASLVFDGVRYVSNKHLEADATINMNLPEMKFTFRDNVLELNDFAVKFDGWLAMPNEPIVFDMNFAAPENTFKSLLSLVPGMYNEHFEQLEASGDVAFQGYLKGTYSEADSTLPGYKVALQVKDGRFRYPDLPQEVKGVNVDMVVEDQKGDMKDLHLLVNQFAMQMGNNPVKGMVELRGLQPMQVKADIDARLNLAELDQILKLDTMVMRGLFTINLKADGVYDTIQNRFPKTNAEMALKDGYIKTASYPIPVQDFNFNGTIRNENGNLEATVVNVPAFTMLVDQDRLQGRLQLEDLNDYKWDAAVQGTLDLTTIGKIIEFEDMEIAGRIIADIQTRGRMSALDAGRYDELPTSGTMGVENFKYSSKDLPYDFLLSTANMRFNPQAMVLESFNGKIGDTDMQLTGNVRNYLAYAMKDNQTLHGELKLVSQRANINQWMTDDGAAPDTASGTAMEPIEIPRNIDLTFNASIGEVLYDNLTLNNMAGTIVARDGKLNLNGLTFRTLGGQFGLTGTYDPTDLEKPKFDFGIKIDDLSIQRAFQNFVTIQKLAPIAERMDGNFSTDFNLSGLLTQDMTPNFTTLSGGGLVKIAEAAIENSNVLQKVALATKLTDNLGQEVLKLKDVLMKVRVADGGVNVDPFDFNIGNIPVTLSGRQGFDSSLDYQMNLEVPSGAVGQAANNLLAQYGVGSVVGDKIPMKLGIGGTATDPKINIMGVGGGSGQTSVADAAKDAAKQQIDNQIDKAKDELEAKRKEAEAQAQAEIQKRQAEAEARAKAELEKRQKAVQDSIKKKGKGALKDIFGGGGK; encoded by the coding sequence ATGAAAAAGGTTTTAATAATTATAGGCAGTATTATAGGAGTTTTGCTTTTACTCCTTATCCTGATCCCGGTAATCTTCAAAGATAAAATTTTCCAGAAGGTGGATGAGCAGCTTGCTAAAAGTGTAAATGCCGAGGTTAATTATAACCCCGATAAGCTTAGCTTAAGCGTGCTGCGCAACTTTCCGCACGTAACTGCCGGGCTGGAAGATTTCAGCATTGTTGGCAAAGACCGCTTTGCCGGCGATACGCTGGTAGCAGCCGACAACTTTAAGATCGTTATTAACCTGGGTAGCGTTCTCTTTGGCGATAAAATGAAAATCAGGGCCATTGAGCTCGAGCGTCCTTTTATTCAGATTCTGGTGCTGGAAGATGGCACTGCCAACTACGACATTGCCATTGAAGAAGAAACTCTTCCAGGAGAAGATACCACCGCCGCTGAATTTCAGGTAGGCATACAGCACTGGGAAGTGAATAACGGCCGCATTGTCTATGAAGATCGCAGCATTCCTGTTCGTATTGATCTGGAAGAGGTGAATCACAGCGGTAATGGCGATTTTACCCAGGATATTTTTGACATGCGTACCCAAACAGTAGCCCAGCGCGCCAGCCTGGTATTCGATGGAGTGAGGTATGTTTCCAACAAACACCTGGAAGCCGATGCCACCATTAATATGAACCTGCCGGAAATGAAATTCACCTTCCGCGATAACGTGCTGGAACTGAATGATTTTGCCGTGAAGTTCGATGGCTGGCTGGCCATGCCTAACGAACCTATTGTGTTTGATATGAACTTTGCCGCACCCGAAAACACCTTTAAAAGTCTGCTTTCGCTGGTGCCCGGTATGTATAATGAACACTTTGAGCAGCTGGAAGCCAGCGGCGATGTTGCCTTCCAGGGTTATCTGAAAGGTACTTACAGCGAGGCCGACAGCACCCTGCCAGGCTATAAAGTAGCGCTGCAGGTAAAAGACGGACGCTTCCGCTACCCCGATCTGCCTCAGGAGGTTAAAGGTGTTAATGTTGATATGGTGGTAGAAGACCAGAAGGGCGACATGAAGGACCTGCACCTGCTGGTGAACCAGTTTGCCATGCAAATGGGCAACAACCCTGTTAAAGGCATGGTAGAGTTACGTGGCCTGCAGCCTATGCAGGTAAAAGCCGATATTGACGCCCGCCTGAACCTGGCCGAACTGGACCAGATCCTGAAGCTGGATACCATGGTGATGAGAGGTCTCTTTACCATAAATCTGAAGGCTGATGGCGTTTACGATACCATCCAGAACCGTTTCCCCAAAACCAATGCCGAAATGGCACTGAAAGATGGCTATATTAAAACAGCCAGCTACCCTATTCCGGTGCAGGATTTCAATTTTAACGGTACTATCAGAAACGAAAATGGCAATCTGGAGGCCACTGTGGTAAATGTACCTGCCTTTACAATGCTGGTAGACCAGGACCGCCTCCAGGGCCGCCTGCAGCTCGAAGACCTGAACGACTACAAATGGGATGCTGCCGTGCAGGGCACGCTTGATCTTACCACCATTGGCAAGATCATAGAGTTTGAAGACATGGAAATTGCCGGCCGTATCATTGCCGATATTCAGACCCGTGGCCGTATGAGCGCCCTGGATGCAGGCCGCTACGACGAACTGCCCACCAGTGGCACCATGGGGGTAGAAAACTTTAAGTACAGCAGCAAAGATCTGCCTTATGACTTTCTGTTAAGCACTGCCAACATGCGCTTTAACCCACAGGCGATGGTGCTGGAGAGCTTCAATGGTAAAATTGGCGATACGGATATGCAGCTGACTGGTAACGTACGCAACTACCTGGCCTATGCCATGAAAGACAACCAGACCCTGCACGGAGAACTTAAACTGGTGAGCCAGCGTGCAAACATAAACCAGTGGATGACCGACGACGGAGCCGCACCTGATACAGCCAGTGGCACTGCCATGGAACCCATTGAAATTCCAAGAAATATTGACCTTACCTTTAATGCTTCTATTGGTGAGGTATTATACGATAACCTTACGCTCAATAATATGGCGGGTACGATCGTAGCCAGAGATGGCAAACTAAATCTGAACGGCCTTACCTTCCGCACGCTGGGCGGCCAGTTTGGCCTTACCGGTACTTATGATCCTACCGATCTGGAGAAACCAAAGTTTGATTTCGGCATCAAAATCGATGACCTAAGCATTCAGCGGGCGTTCCAGAATTTTGTAACCATACAGAAACTGGCCCCTATTGCCGAGCGAATGGATGGCAACTTCTCTACCGACTTTAACCTAAGCGGTTTGCTTACCCAGGACATGACGCCAAATTTCACTACTCTTTCGGGTGGTGGCCTGGTTAAAATTGCAGAGGCTGCTATCGAAAACTCGAACGTACTGCAAAAAGTGGCATTGGCCACCAAGCTAACCGATAACCTGGGGCAGGAAGTGCTTAAGCTGAAAGATGTGCTGATGAAGGTAAGAGTAGCCGATGGCGGTGTAAACGTAGATCCGTTCGATTTCAACATTGGCAACATACCCGTAACCCTTAGCGGCCGCCAGGGCTTCGATAGTTCCCTTGACTACCAAATGAACCTGGAGGTACCTTCCGGTGCAGTAGGACAGGCTGCAAATAACCTGCTGGCTCAGTATGGCGTAGGCTCTGTGGTTGGCGATAAAATACCTATGAAGCTGGGCATTGGCGGTACCGCCACAGATCCTAAGATCAACATCATGGGTGTTGGGGGTGGCTCCGGCCAGACCAGCGTAGCCGATGCTGCCAAAGATGCAGCCAAGCAGCAGATCGACAACCAGATAGACAAGGCCAAAGACGAGCTGGAGGCTAAACGCAAAGAAGCTGAAGCACAGGCCCAGGCAGAGATACAGAAAAGACAGGCAGAAGCCGAAGCAAGAGCCAAAGCCGAGCTGGAAAAAAGGCAGAAAGCCGTACAGGATAGTATAAAGAAAAAAGGCAAAGGTGCTCTGAAAGACATCTTTGGCGGAGGCGGTAAATAA
- a CDS encoding redox protein, regulator of disulfide bond formation (COG1765 Predicted redox protein, regulator of disulfide bond formation), producing the protein MNLNITTHFVNDYQFESVNESGNRLMMDMLPAEEKKYFSPMQLVLAAVGGCAAVDLVGMIKKRRRTVTALRVETSGRRRDEIPKRFVEIHLRFVLTSPDAGEEELGKLVTLAVEKYCSVSASLAPDANISYSWVVEHEIRPAEDPAENTTGRASIH; encoded by the coding sequence ATGAACCTGAATATTACCACCCACTTTGTAAACGACTACCAGTTTGAGTCTGTAAATGAAAGCGGCAACCGCCTGATGATGGATATGCTTCCTGCAGAGGAAAAGAAATATTTTTCTCCCATGCAGCTGGTACTTGCTGCGGTAGGAGGTTGTGCTGCTGTTGACCTGGTGGGGATGATCAAGAAACGCCGCCGCACAGTTACTGCGCTTAGAGTAGAAACCAGCGGAAGGCGCCGGGATGAAATTCCAAAGAGGTTTGTGGAAATTCATTTACGCTTTGTGCTTACATCGCCAGATGCCGGGGAAGAAGAACTGGGCAAGCTGGTAACATTAGCTGTAGAGAAATACTGCTCTGTTTCTGCATCTCTGGCACCCGATGCCAATATCAGCTACAGCTGGGTGGTGGAACATGAAATCAGGCCAGCCGAAGATCCGGCTGAAAACACCACAGGAAGAGCCTCTATTCATTAG
- a CDS encoding sulfate transporter (COG0659 Sulfate permease and related transporters (MFS superfamily)) yields the protein MVNKIRSEITFKWLGADVSSGLVVFLVALPLCLGIALASGAPLISGIVTGVIGGVVVAMLSGTNLAVSGPAAGLTVIVLNGIDDLGGFDAFLVAVILAGVLQIGLGALKAGFIGLFFPHSVIKGLLAAIGVILILKQIPHFFGVDEDFFGDFAFWQANGLNTFSEIYYSLTHIHKGVLTVAIVALAIILLWDQPFMKRNAILKNIPGALIAVVAAVLLKLLFDNMSGGWKIEEAHLVTLPVMSNWGDIQSSLATPDFSVLANPQLYLVVLSLGLIASIETLLSVEAIDKLDPMRRHSPMNRELMAQGIGNIICGFIGGLPMTAVIVRGTANINAGGRTKLASFSHGIFLLVSVLMIPFILNQIPLAALAALLLVVGYKLVSVKIIRQQWSQGRDQFIPFIVTLVAIVLTDLLIGVMIGLVVGMYSVLRENYKHAFHKKRVHHNGQETVELILSEQVTFLNKAHIINELKAIPEQGSVIINASHSTFIDHDVLETIHDFKREAAEKKIDLKLINLEADGRNIQKQPGVGSRAAGKRP from the coding sequence ATGGTAAACAAGATTAGATCTGAAATAACATTTAAGTGGCTGGGAGCCGACGTGTCGTCGGGTTTGGTAGTATTTTTAGTAGCGCTACCCCTTTGTCTGGGTATTGCGCTGGCATCTGGTGCACCACTAATTTCCGGCATTGTTACCGGAGTAATAGGAGGCGTGGTGGTGGCAATGCTTAGTGGCACCAATCTGGCGGTAAGCGGACCGGCAGCCGGTCTTACTGTTATTGTATTAAATGGCATAGACGATCTTGGAGGTTTTGATGCTTTCCTGGTGGCTGTAATACTGGCAGGTGTTCTTCAAATAGGGCTTGGGGCGCTAAAAGCTGGTTTTATTGGCCTGTTCTTTCCTCATTCTGTTATCAAAGGTTTGCTGGCAGCTATTGGGGTTATTCTGATCCTGAAGCAAATCCCACACTTTTTTGGTGTAGATGAGGACTTTTTTGGTGATTTTGCTTTTTGGCAGGCAAACGGGCTGAACACTTTTTCTGAAATCTACTACTCCTTAACCCACATACATAAAGGAGTATTAACAGTTGCTATAGTTGCCCTGGCTATTATTCTTCTGTGGGATCAGCCTTTTATGAAGCGAAATGCAATTCTAAAAAACATACCAGGGGCCCTGATAGCGGTAGTGGCTGCAGTTTTACTCAAATTACTATTTGATAACATGTCGGGAGGGTGGAAAATTGAAGAAGCCCACCTGGTTACTTTACCTGTAATGAGTAATTGGGGTGACATACAAAGCAGCCTGGCCACACCCGATTTTTCTGTTTTAGCAAACCCACAACTGTATTTAGTTGTATTAAGCCTGGGGCTTATTGCAAGTATTGAAACGCTGCTAAGTGTAGAAGCTATTGATAAACTGGACCCTATGCGGCGCCACTCCCCCATGAACCGCGAGCTAATGGCACAGGGAATAGGAAACATTATCTGTGGTTTTATTGGTGGCCTGCCCATGACGGCCGTAATTGTACGGGGTACTGCCAACATAAATGCCGGAGGCCGCACCAAGCTGGCCAGTTTTTCTCATGGTATTTTTCTACTGGTAAGTGTACTGATGATTCCTTTTATACTAAATCAGATTCCGCTGGCAGCCCTGGCAGCTTTGCTGCTGGTAGTAGGCTATAAGCTGGTGAGTGTAAAAATAATCCGGCAGCAGTGGAGCCAGGGGCGTGATCAGTTCATTCCATTTATAGTTACCCTGGTGGCCATTGTACTTACCGATCTGCTGATAGGAGTGATGATAGGCCTGGTAGTGGGCATGTACAGTGTGCTTCGGGAAAATTATAAGCATGCTTTTCATAAAAAGAGGGTGCATCATAACGGTCAGGAAACCGTAGAGCTGATTTTGTCTGAGCAGGTTACCTTCCTGAACAAAGCCCATATCATTAACGAACTGAAGGCCATACCGGAGCAGGGCAGTGTGATCATCAATGCTTCTCATTCTACATTTATAGATCATGATGTGCTGGAAACCATCCATGACTTTAAGAGAGAAGCAGCTGAAAAGAAAATCGATTTAAAACTTATTAACTTAGAAGCAGATGGAAGAAATATTCAAAAACAACCGGGAGTGGGTAGCCGAGCAGCTGGCAAAAGACCCTAA
- a CDS encoding carbonic anhydrase (COG0288 Carbonic anhydrase): protein MEEIFKNNREWVAEQLAKDPNYFKNLAKGQSPRYLFIGCSDSRVPANVITGTEAGDMFVHRNIANMVVHTDMNLLSVLQYAVDVLKVRDVIVCGHKECGGVAAAMTSQQFGLIDNWLRNIKDVIRLNADELDAIKDEKERRDRLVELNVIEQVKNLGMTSIVQNAWHRGQELNLHGLVYHVGEGILKDLKVDVSEFKTLDAPK from the coding sequence ATGGAAGAAATATTCAAAAACAACCGGGAGTGGGTAGCCGAGCAGCTGGCAAAAGACCCTAATTATTTCAAAAATCTTGCTAAAGGCCAAAGCCCCCGCTATTTATTTATAGGCTGCTCCGATAGCCGCGTTCCGGCCAACGTTATTACCGGCACAGAAGCAGGCGATATGTTTGTGCACCGTAACATTGCCAATATGGTAGTGCACACAGATATGAACTTGCTAAGTGTACTGCAGTATGCTGTAGATGTGTTAAAGGTACGGGATGTAATTGTATGCGGCCATAAAGAGTGTGGTGGTGTGGCCGCCGCCATGACCAGTCAGCAGTTTGGCCTTATCGATAACTGGCTGCGTAATATCAAAGATGTGATCCGTCTGAATGCCGATGAACTCGATGCTATCAAAGACGAGAAGGAGCGCCGCGACAGGCTGGTAGAATTAAATGTGATTGAGCAGGTTAAGAACCTTGGCATGACCTCCATTGTGCAGAATGCCTGGCATAGAGGGCAGGAGCTCAATTTGCACGGATTGGTATACCATGTAGGGGAGGGAATCCTGAAAGACCTAAAGGTTGATGTAAGTGAATTCAAGACCCTGGATGCACCAAAATAG
- a CDS encoding undecaprenol kinase bacitracin resistance protein (COG1968 Uncharacterized bacitracin resistance protein) encodes MSLLEAIIIGIVEGLTEFLPVSSTGHMILTSYLLQMQETTFLDTFMVVIQLGAIMAIVWLYAKRFLSSLDIYFKLAVAFLPTGIIGLLAYKSIKLYLFNPVVVAVSLILGGLVLILLDRKLETTVTKYNDIAEISYKRAFLIGLMQCFSMIPGVSRAAATIIGGVYNGLDKQQAAEFSFLLAVPTMFAASGYDLLKADIDYTSNNLLLLGIGMVIAFISAWLAVKFFLKFIHRYGFKHFGYYRIVIGIVFLILIFSGVMESI; translated from the coding sequence ATGAGTTTGCTAGAAGCAATCATAATAGGCATTGTAGAAGGCCTTACTGAATTTCTACCGGTATCCTCCACCGGCCACATGATCCTTACCTCCTATCTGCTGCAAATGCAGGAAACCACCTTTCTCGATACCTTTATGGTGGTCATTCAACTTGGAGCCATTATGGCCATCGTCTGGCTTTACGCCAAGCGCTTTCTGTCGAGCCTGGATATCTACTTTAAACTGGCCGTTGCCTTTTTGCCTACCGGCATTATTGGCTTACTGGCTTATAAGTCTATCAAGCTTTACCTTTTTAACCCGGTGGTGGTTGCAGTTAGCCTTATACTGGGTGGCCTTGTGCTGATTTTGCTGGATCGCAAGCTGGAAACCACCGTTACCAAATACAACGACATTGCTGAAATCTCCTATAAAAGAGCCTTTCTGATTGGTCTTATGCAATGCTTCTCAATGATACCAGGGGTATCACGTGCTGCTGCTACTATTATAGGAGGTGTGTACAATGGGCTGGATAAGCAGCAGGCTGCCGAATTTTCTTTTCTGCTGGCAGTGCCTACCATGTTTGCCGCCTCTGGCTACGACCTGCTCAAAGCTGACATTGATTATACCTCTAACAACCTGCTGCTGCTGGGAATTGGTATGGTGATTGCTTTTATCTCGGCATGGCTTGCTGTGAAGTTTTTCCTGAAATTCATTCACCGCTACGGATTTAAACACTTTGGCTATTACAGGATCGTGATCGGCATTGTTTTTTTAATCCTGATATTTTCAGGTGTGATGGAGAGTATCTAA
- a CDS encoding magnesium and cobalt transport protein CorA (COG0598 Mg2+ and Co2+ transporters) has translation MINLYYYRQNRLVKTTAGEQLEDIQLDELLWVDLFNATDAEKAAVERTLGIELFTQQESEEIESSSKYAEDAHEIGINLNFLHREKGTDIYEMEAVSFILRKNALITQRNFKFKTFTDTERKILSLRPRTGADILLYLFEVRIDFDADLIEYITDQISNISKRLIRRDQLNEEVLLKITSLQETTITIRENIVEKQRILSSILKSDFFPKDNIEKIRIMIKDVGSLLDHTSFNFERLEFLQNTFLGLVDIEQNRVIKIFTVVTVVFMPPTLIASMYGMNFHFMPELDETWGYPFAILLMVLSSALTLLFFKRKNWL, from the coding sequence ATGATTAATCTATACTATTATCGCCAGAACAGGCTGGTGAAAACAACTGCCGGCGAGCAGTTAGAAGACATACAGCTGGATGAACTGCTCTGGGTTGATCTTTTCAATGCTACCGATGCCGAGAAAGCAGCCGTAGAGCGTACGCTGGGCATTGAACTTTTTACCCAGCAGGAAAGCGAGGAGATTGAAAGCAGCTCTAAATATGCCGAAGATGCGCATGAAATAGGCATTAACCTTAACTTTCTGCACCGCGAAAAAGGCACCGACATCTATGAAATGGAGGCTGTGTCTTTCATTCTGCGTAAAAACGCACTCATCACCCAGCGTAACTTCAAATTCAAAACGTTTACCGACACCGAACGGAAAATACTGAGCCTGCGCCCGCGCACTGGTGCCGATATACTGCTTTACCTCTTCGAGGTTCGGATAGATTTCGATGCCGACCTCATCGAATATATCACCGATCAGATCTCAAATATCAGTAAGAGGCTCATCAGGCGCGATCAGCTGAATGAAGAAGTACTCCTGAAAATAACCAGCCTGCAGGAAACCACCATTACCATCCGCGAGAACATTGTGGAGAAACAGCGCATCCTCTCCTCGATTCTCAAAAGTGATTTCTTCCCTAAAGACAACATTGAAAAAATCCGCATCATGATAAAGGATGTAGGCTCGCTTCTGGACCATACTTCCTTTAATTTTGAGCGGCTTGAGTTTCTGCAAAACACCTTTCTGGGTCTGGTCGATATTGAACAAAACCGTGTTATCAAAATCTTTACGGTAGTAACGGTGGTATTTATGCCTCCTACCCTTATTGCAAGCATGTATGGCATGAATTTTCATTTTATGCCCGAGCTCGACGAGACCTGGGGCTATCCTTTTGCCATTTTGCTCATGGTTCTTTCTTCCGCGCTAACGCTCTTATTCTTCAAACGTAAAAACTGGCTTTAA
- a CDS encoding flavin-containing monooxygenase (COG2072 Predicted flavoprotein involved in K+ transport), whose amino-acid sequence MYDTIIIGGGQSGLATAYYLRRDGLNYLLLDSQPAAGGAWQQYWDSLRLFSPADASSLPGWLMPKGEHTYPSRNEVINYLQQYEERYNMPVERPVKVTAVSSEEGHFLVQTNKGDYRAKTIVSATGSFQNPYIPPYPGKEIFKGVQIHSAAYQNPEPYQGKRVLVVGGGNSGAQILAELSRTAHTIWVTVQPPSFLPDDVDGRYLFSVASKIWEARKKGETYVPKGSLGDIVMVGPVKEARERDVLTARPPFETFTEEGVKWADGSAEAIDAVIWCTGFRPALEHLAPLAVLEADGKVLTRATRSQKAEGLWLVGYGSWTGFASATLIGVGRSARQTAAEIKKYLQEA is encoded by the coding sequence ATGTACGATACCATTATTATTGGCGGCGGACAGAGTGGGCTGGCAACTGCATATTATCTTAGACGGGATGGGCTGAACTACCTCCTGCTCGACAGCCAGCCTGCTGCGGGTGGTGCCTGGCAACAGTACTGGGATAGCCTAAGGCTGTTTAGCCCTGCCGATGCCAGCTCACTGCCTGGCTGGCTAATGCCTAAAGGTGAGCACACTTACCCATCGCGCAACGAGGTGATAAACTACCTGCAGCAATACGAAGAACGTTATAATATGCCGGTGGAGCGGCCCGTAAAGGTTACTGCTGTTTCTTCCGAAGAAGGGCATTTTCTGGTTCAGACGAACAAAGGAGACTATCGGGCAAAGACAATTGTAAGCGCTACCGGCTCCTTCCAGAATCCTTACATTCCGCCTTACCCCGGCAAAGAAATCTTTAAGGGTGTTCAAATACATTCCGCAGCTTATCAAAACCCGGAGCCTTACCAGGGAAAAAGAGTATTGGTGGTTGGCGGAGGCAACTCCGGCGCACAGATACTGGCAGAGCTTTCCCGCACCGCACATACCATTTGGGTAACCGTGCAGCCTCCGTCGTTTTTACCCGATGATGTAGACGGGCGTTACCTTTTTAGTGTGGCCTCTAAAATCTGGGAGGCCAGAAAAAAGGGCGAAACTTATGTTCCTAAAGGTTCGCTGGGCGATATTGTAATGGTAGGGCCTGTGAAGGAAGCCCGTGAAAGAGACGTTTTAACTGCCCGCCCTCCTTTTGAGACCTTTACTGAAGAAGGCGTTAAATGGGCTGATGGATCTGCTGAAGCCATAGATGCCGTGATCTGGTGTACAGGTTTCAGGCCTGCGCTGGAACATCTGGCGCCGCTTGCCGTACTAGAGGCAGACGGAAAAGTACTTACCCGGGCTACCCGTAGCCAGAAAGCAGAAGGTTTATGGCTGGTAGGCTATGGCAGCTGGACTGGTTTTGCCTCTGCTACCCTTATTGGAGTTGGGCGCTCCGCCCGGCAAACAGCAGCCGAAATAAAAAAATATCTACAGGAGGCATAG